Genomic window (Phycisphaerae bacterium):
GACGACGCGTAGCTGTATTCCTGGATCGCCGTCATCGGCTCGGGTGACGGAAACCGCTGTGAAACCTTGTTCGACACCCGTTCCGAAGGCTCGAACGTCAGGACGTACCTCGGCGGCAGGCGCAGCGGCTCGTTGGTCCGGGGGTTTCTGGCCACCCGTGAGGCCCGCCGGCAGACCTTGAAGGTCCCAAAACGCCGGATCTCGATCCGTCCGTGCTCCAGAGTCGCCTCCACAATGCCGTTGAGCACTTCGGTGACCACCCGCCTGGCCCGGGCGCTGTCCAAGTCGTGACGTTCCGTGAGCTGCTTGATAATATCGTTCTTCGTCCGAATCATTGTGACCCCCTCTATTTACAACAAACACCCCTGTGAGACAACCGTCCATTTTATCAAGACGAGGCTGTAAGTCAACGGGAAAAAAGAAGTTTCGGCAAACAGGGGGACATCGGGACAAACCGGTAACGAAATGCCTAGACACGCCCGCCCGGCCGCCGAAGCCGGGCTTTCCACCAGTTGTCCACACCGCGCCGCGATCATGGCCCTGAATTAAAGACGGCCCTCGCCTCAAGCCGATGTAGTGAGGGCACGACCAGAGAGGTCGTGGCGACCAGCGCGAGGCCGAACGAAAGGAAACATGATGACCAAGCAGGAATTGATCGGCAGGATCGCAACGATCAATCGTTCGGCCAGGGCGGAGTTCCTGGCAGA
Coding sequences:
- a CDS encoding HU family DNA-binding protein, translated to MIRTKNDIIKQLTERHDLDSARARRVVTEVLNGIVEATLEHGRIEIRRFGTFKVCRRASRVARNPRTNEPLRLPPRYVLTFEPSERVSNKVSQRFPSPEPMTAIQEYSYASSE